The window GACAGCAACGGTGACAGCTACGAGCCGGAACAAAGACGACCACGCCCGGCGCCGCATGGACGGTCGGCCGAGGCGGGCGACGGATGCGGACGCAGGCAGACGAAGCGCACGGTTCTTGTAAGCGAGGCGTCAGGCTGCGACCGGGCAGTCAGCGGGGACCACGCCGCAACCCATCGCTTGAAGGTCGGGCACAGATTCGGCACAACCGAGCGCGAGTAACAGCGGAAGACGCCGGAAGTTGACGGAAGGCGTTCCAGCAGGTCAGCAGCCGTACCGAGGATCACGCGGGAGGTCGGGCGACCGGGGGTCTTACTTCCAGCGGAACTGCACGACCGGCACCCCAACGGGTCATCGCCCGGAACGACAGCTTGGGTCGGGTGGAGTTGCTGACAGCGACCGGCGTACGGGCGCCCGTCGGCGGAGGCGTGCGGACAGTCGCCCGAGGTTCGCGAACGTGGACAGAAGACGACCTCGGACGATCCACACAGAGGGGATAAGCGAGGTGTCGAGCCTCGATGGACGACCGCCCTTACCGGGGGAGCGGGTTGGCGACGTAGACGCCCTTGCCCTGCCGGCCGTCGATCAGCCCTTCGGCCTTGAGTAGGAGCATGGCGGCGCGGATGACGGTGTTGCTGGCCTTGTAGTGCTCGCAGAGGGCGGCGAACGAGGGCAGCTTGTCGCCCGGCTTCAACTGGCCGGAGCTGACCTGCTCGCGGATATCCCGGGCTACCTGTAGGTAGGCGGCTTCAGACATAGGTGGTGCTCCCAGCTTGGCGGCTGGTGCAAGCAGACCACACCTCCGGCTCGACTTACAACGCTATGTGTCGTAGCTGTTGACCCTGCGCACATTGCGTCCTAAGTTGCTGGTGGGGCTACCCAGCTTGGCGGCCGGGTCGTCCTGCCGTGGGTGCCCTGTCTCCGGACACGGCTGACCGGGTGCCCACGGGATCCTCAGCGTCGGCGGGGAGGCACAGTGACCAGACCGAACGATGCAACTTCTCCGACCGCAGGTCCCGTGCGGGACACCGGCTACCACCAGAGGCAGAACAACAGCCGGCGACGCGTGCCCTACGACGAGTACGTCTTGGCGGCGGCGTTGACGCTCGCCCGCCGGCACCGGCCCGTCTGGTCGTGGCGGCACTGGCGGCGTATCTGCCGCTGCGGAAGCGACCTGCCCTGCCGAAGCCGTCATCCCATCCCGATCAACCGCGGCCACTGGCCGAGCCAGGATGCGCCGCGATGACGACACACCTCCCGGTGACACCGGCTTGGACGTGCGGCGGCTGCGGTGCCGACTGGCCCTGCCAGCCCCGACGGCGCGAACTACGAGCGGAGTACGACCGTGCCCCGGTGTCGCTGGCCCTCTACCTCGCCGCCCAGTTCGTCGACGCCGCCCAGGACCTGGCCCACGTTCCCGCCGGCCGCCTGCACCGTCGGTTCCTCGGCTGGACCCGATGAGCATCCTGCGGGCCGGCGACGAGAAGTTCCACTACAGCGACGGCTCCCACAAGTGGATCCCACCCGACCCCGACTACGACCAGGAGGTCTGGGACGAGCAGGTCCGCCAACACAAGGAAGGACACCTCAGGAACGAGCAGCCCAAGGTCCGCATCCAGCGCCTCATCTGACGCCAGCAGTACAGCAGCGAAGTACAGCAACCGAGCCAGCCGAACGAAGCCGAGAGGTGCGTCAGCGGGCCCCTTGACCTCGCACTAAGCTCGATCCGGCCCACTCGCCGAGAGTTCGGGACGAAGAGGTCGTCGGTTCGAATCCGGCCACCCCGACCAGAGGTAAGAGGGCACATCCAGTCGATGGATGCGCCCTCTCGTGCCCCGCACAGGTCGGCGACACCCTCCAGCCTCACAGCGCCTACTGTGCGCTACGCCCTTCCTGTTGCTAGCAGGTCGGCGAATCCATGATGCGAATCTTGTCTACCGTCCAGAAACCCGTGGGATTCGTCGAGTTGTTGACGTAGGTGCTGGGGTGAAGACAGTAGGTGTAGCCGTTGGTGTAATGCAGCAAGGCTCCGTCGTCATTCCGGGAGTTGTATACGTAGTAAGACCCGTAGGCGCCAGAGCTCAGGTTCTGGTAACTGCCGGTGATGTCCTGGTAGGCCGCAGTCCAGTCCCTCGCGGTCCAGTTGGCCTGGGTCTTGTAGAAGCAGACCTGCGGATAGCCGCATCCGTAGGCCGTGCCGGCGGGGCCGACGTCACTTGCGATGGCGGGTGAACTGGTGCCGATTGCCGCAGAGACGACCGCAGAAGCTGTGGTCAACCCGGCTGCGAGAAGCTTCTTTACGCCCATTGTCCGGTGCACTCCTTGCCGTAGGGGCCATGGCAACACACAAAGTAGCCGTACGACTGCGTGCGGTAAAGGGTGCAGACGCCCATGCAACCAGGTAGAGACATTGATCACAACCTTTGGAAGCCGCGACAGATCCCGGCGGATGCCAGCGTGGCGACTAAAGGCGCAGGTCATTCAGTTCCACGTCGTCCGCGCGACGACGTTCAATCGGAAGTCAGGTCAGCGAGCTTCGTGGCCGGCTCATCGCCCGCATTACCCCTGCCGAGCTTGACTATTTGTTCCGCCCCGAAAGCCGTTCGACCGCGCCCACCCGCCGCGTTCGATGAGATGCAGCGGCGAGGAACAGCAACCGTGTCAGCGCGCGCTCAGTCGTGTCGCTCCGTGCGTGCGATCTCGGTGAACGCGGCGGTCAGGTAACCCTCGACGGGCCGGCCGGTGACGGTGAGCAGGTCGGCGACGAGCAGCGGCGCGTGCTGCGCCACGGCGGGCGGGTCCGGCGGCGACTCGTCGCCGTCGGGGTCGTAGACGCCGAGGGCGCCCGCCAACAGGACGAGGACCACGTGCGGGTCGACGTCGGGCCGCCACTGCGCGGCGTCGCGGACGCAGCCTTCGAGCACCTGACGGACGTCGTCGCCGTCGAGGCCGTCGGGGTGGGTCTCCTCCAGCAGCAGCCGGACCACCGCGCCGAGCACCAGGCCCGACCGTTCGGCCGCCGCGAGCCGGGCCACCGCGACGTCGTACGCCTCGGAGGCGCGCTCGCGGGCGGCGGCGACCGCGTCGGTGGTGGCGGCGGCGATCTCGCGGGCCGGTGGGGGCAGGTGTCGCCAGGCTGTGGTCATCCCGACCAGGATCGCAGAGAGGTACGACGCCGCGCCGACGCGCCTGCGGTGTGACCCCGCGCACACGGCGAACGGGAAACTCGGCGCGAAAAGGTCTCGCGCCGTGTCACACCCAGCACACAGAATCGGGGGATGCTCAGTCGCGCCCTGCCCCGCCGTTCCGAAGCCCGGCGGATGCTCATCGGCACGCTGTTGTCGGCGATCGGGCGCGGCCTCACCCTGCCGTTCCTGTTCATCTACCTGACCGACGTCCGGGGTCTCACCGACACCCGCGCCGGCCTGGTGATCGGCTGGTACGGCGTGATCACCCTGGCGCTCTCGCCGATCGGCGGCGCGCTCATCGACCGGTTCGGCGCGCGCCGGATCCTGCTGTCGGGCCTGCTGATCGAGGCGGTCGGCACCGGGTCGCTGGCCCTGGTCGACTCGAGCGCCTCGGCGTTCGGGGTGATGACGCTGGTGGCGATGGGCAGTTCGGTCATTTGGCCCGGGCAGAACACGATCCTCGCCTCGCTCACCGACGCCGACGAGCGGCAGCGGGTCTTCGGGCTGAACTTCGCCCTGCTCAACCTCGGCATCGGCGTCGGCGGCCTGACCTCCGGCGCGATCGTCGACACCGCCCGGGAGGTCACCTTCCAGGCGATCTACGTGCTCGACGCGATCAGCTACCTGATGCCCGCGCTGATCCTGCTGACCCTGCCGCACGTGGGCCACCGGCTCGCCGCCGGACCGGCCGGGGAGCGGACGTCGGCCGGCGGCTACCTCACCGTGCTGCGCGACCGTCCGTTCCGGCGGCTCGTCATCTTCGGCCTCGTCCTGACCACCTGCGGCTACGCGCAGATCGAGGTCGGCTTCACGGCCTACGCCGTGCGGGTGGCCGAGGTGACGCCGCGCGTGGTCGCCTGGGCGCTGGCCGGCAACACGGTGATGATCGTGCTCTCCCAACTGCTGGTCCTGCGGCGGATGGAGGGGCGCAGCCGCACGGGCGGGCTGGCGGTCGTGGGCGGGGTCTTCGCGATCGCCTGGCTGGTCCTGGGGGCCGGGGGCGTGGTCGGACCGGGCAACGCGCTGCTTGCCGCCCTCTGCGTCGTGGCCTGCTCGGCGATCTTCGGCTTCGGCGAGACGCTGCTGTCGCCGGTGATGCCGGCGCTGACGAACGCGCTCGCCACGGACGCGCTGCGCGGCCGGTACAACGCCATGAGCTCGATGATCTTCGGCATCAGCGGCGTGATCGGCCCCGTCACGGCGGGCCCGCTGCTCGGTGCGGCCAACGGCCGGATCTGGGTCGTGGTCGTCGTCAGCGGCTGCCTGGTGGCCTCGCTCATCGCGCTCTCCCTGCGCCGGCTGCTCACGCCGGCCCAGGACGGCCGCGCGCCGGCCGCCCCGCCGGCCACCGAACCGGCCCCCGTGCAGGCCTGACCGCACCGCCCCACCGCGGACGGCGACGGGCCCCGGAATCCGCAAGGGATGTTCCGGGGCCCGTCGGTGCGTACCGCTGCCGTCAGGCGGTGGGGACCTCCGCGGTGGTCCGGATGCGGTCCAGAGCCGGCGCCGAGACCGGGGACTCGGCGGTCAGGTAGGCCACGAACGCGTCCAGGTCGATCATGCCGGTGACCGCGTTGGTGCCGCCGGTGAGGACGGTGAAGCCGTCGCCGCCGCCGGAGAGGAAGTTGTTCACCGTTACCCGGTACGTGGCGTCGGCGGTGACCGCCACCCCGCCGAGGGTGAGGCTGCCCCGGACGACCCGGGTGCCCGTGCAGGCGTCGGCGACGGTGCCGGTGGTGCCGGCCGGGTCGACG is drawn from Micromonospora sp. NBC_01740 and contains these coding sequences:
- a CDS encoding winged helix-turn-helix domain-containing protein is translated as MSEAAYLQVARDIREQVSSGQLKPGDKLPSFAALCEHYKASNTVIRAAMLLLKAEGLIDGRQGKGVYVANPLPR
- a CDS encoding flavin reductase; the protein is MTTHLPVTPAWTCGGCGADWPCQPRRRELRAEYDRAPVSLALYLAAQFVDAAQDLAHVPAGRLHRRFLGWTR
- a CDS encoding MFS transporter, with the translated sequence MLSRALPRRSEARRMLIGTLLSAIGRGLTLPFLFIYLTDVRGLTDTRAGLVIGWYGVITLALSPIGGALIDRFGARRILLSGLLIEAVGTGSLALVDSSASAFGVMTLVAMGSSVIWPGQNTILASLTDADERQRVFGLNFALLNLGIGVGGLTSGAIVDTAREVTFQAIYVLDAISYLMPALILLTLPHVGHRLAAGPAGERTSAGGYLTVLRDRPFRRLVIFGLVLTTCGYAQIEVGFTAYAVRVAEVTPRVVAWALAGNTVMIVLSQLLVLRRMEGRSRTGGLAVVGGVFAIAWLVLGAGGVVGPGNALLAALCVVACSAIFGFGETLLSPVMPALTNALATDALRGRYNAMSSMIFGISGVIGPVTAGPLLGAANGRIWVVVVVSGCLVASLIALSLRRLLTPAQDGRAPAAPPATEPAPVQA